The following are encoded in a window of Cyanobacteria bacterium QS_8_64_29 genomic DNA:
- a CDS encoding DNA-binding response regulator — protein sequence MKVLLIEDDERLCEALEEDFTDRYYTVDLAYDGQQGLSLASTYAYDLIVLDIMLPEVDGITVCQSLRSQRNMTPILMLTARDTTTDTVIGLDAGADEYVVKPFELQALAARMRALLRRGSAGQAPVLEWEGIQLDPSSCDVRYGDTPLSLTPKEYNLLELLLRNGRRVLSRSQILDRLWTVDGPPEEGTVKAHIKGLRRKLKAAGVPSDPIETVYGLGYRLKTIERST from the coding sequence ATGAAAGTTTTGCTGATTGAGGATGACGAACGGCTTTGCGAAGCACTTGAAGAAGACTTTACCGATCGGTACTACACAGTCGATTTGGCCTATGACGGCCAACAAGGACTGAGTTTGGCTAGCACCTATGCCTACGATCTCATTGTTTTAGACATAATGCTGCCAGAGGTCGATGGCATAACGGTCTGCCAAAGCCTGCGATCACAGCGCAACATGACCCCTATCTTAATGCTGACCGCGCGCGACACCACAACCGATACGGTCATTGGCTTGGATGCAGGTGCCGATGAATATGTTGTTAAGCCCTTCGAGCTGCAAGCCCTAGCTGCAAGAATGCGAGCCCTATTGCGGCGCGGCAGCGCCGGTCAAGCTCCAGTTTTAGAATGGGAGGGCATTCAGCTCGATCCCAGTAGCTGCGACGTTCGCTATGGCGACACGCCGCTATCGCTAACCCCCAAAGAATACAATCTGCTAGAGCTGTTGCTGCGCAACGGTCGGCGAGTGCTCAGTCGCTCGCAAATTCTCGATCGCCTCTGGACGGTCGATGGTCCGCCTGAAGAAGGAACGGTCAAGGCGCACATCAAAGGACTGCGGCGCAAGCTCAAAGCGGCCGGCGTGCCATCCGACCCAATCGAAACCGTTTATGGTTTGGGGTATCGGCTCAAAACAATCGAGCGAAGCACCTAA